Proteins from one Streptosporangium becharense genomic window:
- a CDS encoding HU family DNA-binding protein — MNKRELVEKAAAEAGLTRRQTAAALDAILGTIQTAVAAEEKVAIPGFGSFEIVHKPARTGRNPQTGEPLEIAETWTAKFKPSPGFMGLIRQRKKD, encoded by the coding sequence ATGAACAAGCGCGAGCTGGTCGAGAAGGCCGCCGCCGAGGCTGGACTCACCCGGCGGCAGACCGCCGCGGCTCTCGACGCGATCCTGGGAACCATCCAGACGGCCGTGGCGGCCGAGGAGAAGGTCGCGATCCCCGGCTTCGGCTCCTTCGAGATCGTGCACAAGCCGGCCCGGACCGGACGGAACCCGCAGACCGGAGAGCCGCTGGAGATCGCCGAGACCTGGACCGCCAAGTTCAAGCCCAGCCCCGGGTTCATGGGGCTCATCCGCCAGCGCAAGAAGGACTGA
- the mihF gene encoding integration host factor, actinobacterial type, with product MALPKLTPEQRQAALAKAAEIRTARAKLLSEVKAGALSLEQLLDRDDDVAKRIKVSQALRALPGIGTVKAAQLMAQADVDEARRLGGLGAQQRRKLIEAVGS from the coding sequence ATGGCATTGCCCAAGCTCACCCCCGAACAGCGTCAGGCCGCTCTGGCGAAGGCCGCCGAGATCCGTACGGCCCGCGCCAAGCTCCTCTCCGAGGTCAAGGCCGGTGCGCTCAGCCTGGAGCAACTGCTCGACCGTGACGACGACGTCGCCAAGCGCATCAAGGTGTCGCAGGCCCTGCGGGCCCTGCCCGGGATCGGCACCGTCAAGGCCGCCCAGCTGATGGCGCAGGCGGACGTGGACGAGGCGCGCCGTCTGGGCGGGCTCGGCGCGCAGCAGCGTCGCAAGCTCATCGAGGCCGTCGGCAGCTGA
- the aceA gene encoding isocitrate lyase yields the protein MNDRLKGAADELRREWDTNPRWKDIERTYTAEDVVRLRGSVQEEHTLARLGAERLWGLLNTEDYVHALGALTGNQAVQQVKAGLKAIYLSGWQVAADANLGGQTYPDQSLYPANSVPAVVRRINNALLRADQITWSEGDEDAPHWLAPIVADAEAGFGGVLNAFELMKGMIAAGAAGVHWEDQLASEKKCGHLGGKVLIPTGQHIKTLNAARLAADVLDVPSLIIARTDAQAATLLTTDVDPRDRAFTTGERTAEGFYRVRNGVDACIARGLAYAPYSDLLWMETSTPDLDVAREFAEAVKAEHPDQMLAYNCSPSFNWKKHLDDSTIAKFQRELGHMGYKFQFITLAGFHSLNYSMFNLAKGYAEDGMTSYVELQEAEFAAESRGYTATRHQREVGTGYFDLVSTAVAPDSSTTALKGSTEEEQFAEAH from the coding sequence ATGAATGATCGCCTCAAGGGAGCCGCAGACGAGCTGCGGCGCGAGTGGGACACCAACCCCCGCTGGAAGGACATCGAGCGGACCTACACGGCTGAGGACGTGGTTCGACTGCGAGGCTCCGTCCAGGAGGAGCACACTCTCGCCCGGCTCGGCGCCGAGCGGCTGTGGGGCCTGCTGAACACCGAGGACTACGTGCACGCCCTCGGCGCGCTGACCGGCAACCAGGCGGTGCAGCAGGTCAAGGCGGGGCTGAAGGCGATCTACCTGTCCGGCTGGCAGGTGGCCGCCGACGCCAACCTCGGCGGGCAGACCTACCCCGACCAGAGCCTCTACCCGGCCAACTCGGTCCCGGCCGTGGTGCGCCGCATCAACAACGCGTTGCTGCGCGCCGACCAGATCACCTGGTCGGAGGGGGACGAGGACGCACCCCACTGGCTCGCCCCCATCGTGGCCGACGCCGAGGCCGGCTTCGGCGGCGTGCTGAACGCCTTCGAGCTGATGAAGGGCATGATCGCCGCGGGTGCCGCCGGAGTGCACTGGGAGGACCAGCTCGCCTCAGAGAAGAAGTGCGGCCACCTGGGCGGCAAGGTGCTGATCCCGACCGGCCAGCACATCAAGACGCTGAACGCCGCCCGCCTGGCGGCGGACGTGCTGGACGTGCCGTCCCTGATCATCGCGCGGACCGACGCCCAGGCCGCGACGCTCCTGACCACCGACGTCGACCCCCGCGACCGGGCGTTCACCACCGGCGAGCGCACCGCCGAGGGCTTCTACCGGGTGCGCAACGGGGTGGACGCCTGCATCGCCCGCGGCCTCGCCTACGCCCCCTACTCCGACCTGCTGTGGATGGAGACCTCGACCCCGGACCTGGACGTGGCCCGCGAGTTCGCCGAGGCCGTCAAGGCCGAGCACCCCGACCAGATGCTGGCCTACAACTGCTCGCCCTCGTTCAACTGGAAGAAGCACCTGGACGACTCCACCATCGCCAAGTTCCAGCGCGAGCTCGGGCACATGGGGTACAAGTTCCAGTTCATCACCCTGGCGGGCTTCCACTCGCTGAACTACTCGATGTTCAACCTGGCCAAGGGGTACGCCGAGGACGGCATGACCTCCTACGTGGAACTGCAGGAGGCCGAGTTCGCCGCCGAGTCGCGCGGCTACACCGCCACCCGCCACCAGCGCGAGGTCGGCACCGGATACTTCGACCTGGTCAGCACGGCCGTCGCGCCGGACTCCTCCACCACGGCCCTGAAGGGGTCGACGGAGGAGGAGCAGTTCGCAGAGGCTCACTGA
- a CDS encoding PadR family transcriptional regulator yields MPPQITLAVATILGAFLDDPGRDRYGYDLMKETGFPSGKIYPLLARLQGAGWLTVTEEDIDPAVAGRPARRGYRLTTEGVRVARLELAKLSERLRPPPGLRTLRPEKGLR; encoded by the coding sequence ATGCCTCCACAGATCACCCTCGCGGTGGCGACGATCCTCGGGGCCTTCCTCGACGACCCCGGCAGGGACCGCTACGGCTACGACCTCATGAAGGAGACCGGCTTCCCCAGCGGGAAGATCTATCCGCTGCTGGCCCGGTTGCAGGGCGCCGGGTGGCTGACCGTGACGGAGGAGGACATCGACCCGGCGGTGGCGGGCCGCCCGGCCCGTCGCGGATACCGGCTGACCACCGAGGGTGTGCGCGTCGCCCGGCTGGAGCTCGCAAAGCTCAGTGAGCGGCTGCGACCGCCGCCCGGGCTGCGTACCCTGCGTCCCGAGAAGGGGCTGCGATGA
- a CDS encoding tetratricopeptide repeat protein, which translates to MSQVLMTGGVVVAFLGLLVLAALQDLVSEEIRARLERLPFAILRLAARRLPEELHAEVYEKQWLPDLEFQLSGETGAGPITRLVAANRWALSMLLRRGGVRTAQELYACDPVGMRGFEDIRQLSRRRRRQFDALTARLGELCRLPADDFDDDTLARLASAVAIACEALVNDRAERLAVTLAAPLAGGRHPVAGRLASDHPAMLGVRRSHAHARLQLGHPQAEGLLRELHRDETALFGRDDPRTFPTLQLLCWAAAQAGRHEEAEAGLRALEARIARLPDPDLSLLRHIQCKRHWVQSELGRRHRAAEGYREVIADRSSELGFSHGDTLDTRHSLGKMLVLDGDGAQALEILRPVLTERRRLQGRRHPDTLETAKYLALARLTAHPEPGPVARHRLRRRLHRILRTQIHAQGADHPAACDTRRWLTRLTAPAKRS; encoded by the coding sequence ATGAGCCAGGTGCTGATGACGGGCGGCGTCGTCGTCGCCTTCCTCGGCCTGCTCGTCCTCGCCGCCCTGCAGGACCTGGTCAGCGAGGAGATCCGGGCGCGCCTGGAAAGGCTGCCCTTCGCGATCCTGCGGCTCGCCGCCCGCCGGCTGCCGGAGGAGTTGCACGCTGAGGTCTACGAGAAGCAGTGGCTGCCGGACCTGGAGTTCCAGCTCAGCGGGGAGACCGGAGCGGGGCCGATCACCCGGCTGGTCGCCGCCAACAGGTGGGCGTTGTCCATGCTCCTGCGGCGGGGCGGCGTACGGACCGCGCAGGAGCTGTACGCCTGCGATCCTGTCGGCATGCGGGGGTTCGAGGACATCCGCCAGCTGTCCCGGCGCCGCCGCAGACAGTTCGACGCGCTGACCGCGCGACTGGGCGAGCTGTGCCGTCTTCCGGCGGACGACTTCGACGACGACACCCTGGCGCGCCTCGCCTCCGCCGTCGCGATCGCCTGCGAGGCCCTCGTCAACGACCGGGCCGAGCGACTGGCCGTGACCCTCGCCGCCCCCCTCGCCGGCGGGCGACACCCGGTGGCCGGGCGGCTGGCCTCCGATCATCCGGCCATGCTGGGCGTACGCCGTTCACACGCCCACGCGCGGCTCCAGCTCGGCCATCCGCAGGCCGAGGGGCTGCTGCGTGAGCTGCACCGGGACGAGACCGCCCTCTTCGGCCGCGACGACCCGCGCACCTTCCCCACCCTGCAACTCCTGTGCTGGGCCGCGGCGCAGGCGGGACGGCACGAGGAGGCCGAAGCGGGACTGCGGGCCCTCGAAGCCCGCATCGCACGCCTGCCCGACCCCGACCTGTCCCTGCTCAGGCACATCCAGTGCAAACGCCACTGGGTGCAGAGCGAACTGGGCAGGAGGCACCGAGCGGCGGAGGGATATCGCGAGGTCATCGCGGACCGGTCGAGCGAGCTGGGCTTCAGCCACGGCGACACCCTGGACACCAGGCACAGCCTGGGCAAGATGCTCGTCCTGGACGGAGACGGGGCACAGGCCCTGGAAATTCTGCGTCCGGTGCTCACCGAACGGCGGCGGCTGCAGGGACGCCGACATCCCGACACCCTGGAGACGGCGAAATACCTCGCGCTGGCCCGCCTCACGGCCCACCCCGAGCCCGGCCCTGTCGCACGCCACCGCCTGCGGCGACGCCTTCACCGGATCCTCCGGACACAGATCCACGCGCAGGGCGCCGATCACCCCGCCGCCTGCGACACCCGGCGGTGGCTCACCCGGCTCACCGCCCCCGCGAAGAGATCATGA
- a CDS encoding helix-turn-helix transcriptional regulator: MASLVGEEPLSLTQELDLIAFGQRLRHLRKQRGLTLSDLGERVGRAPSQLSLLENGKREPKLSLLKSLAAALNVPVEELLRRQAPSRRAQLEMALEEAQRDPLYAGLGLARLKVSARVPNDVLEHILGLYGELRARQAKGTATPEEARVANAELRRKQREQGNYFAEIEQAAAKALAAVGYRAGALSQSTVQALVSHFGYTVQTVPDLPRTVRSITDLRNRRIYVKHEQVGMHTPRTILLQTLGHLALGHHKPRDFADFLRQRTEANYFAAAILVPETTAVPYLREAKQDRALSVEDLRDVFAVSYEMAAHRFTNLATHFLDLTCHFVRNDAGGIIYKAYENDGIVFPADEQGAIEGQRMCLQWSGRQVFLSPDRFSVYYQYSDSPTDTYFCVAHVDPSRERDFAITLGVPYRESRWFRGRETTNRTRSACPTGDCCRRPPVELAQRWEGYAWPSAWGNSHVVAALPPGSFPGVDEADVYSFLERHSGS; encoded by the coding sequence ATGGCATCGTTGGTCGGTGAAGAACCGCTGTCCTTGACGCAGGAGCTCGACCTCATCGCGTTCGGCCAGCGACTGAGGCATCTGCGCAAGCAACGCGGTCTGACGCTCTCCGACCTGGGTGAGCGGGTCGGCCGGGCGCCCAGCCAGCTCTCCCTGCTGGAGAACGGCAAGCGCGAGCCGAAACTGTCGCTGCTGAAGTCGCTGGCCGCCGCGCTCAACGTGCCGGTCGAGGAACTGCTGCGCCGCCAGGCCCCCAGCCGGCGGGCCCAGCTGGAGATGGCCCTGGAGGAGGCGCAGCGCGATCCGCTGTACGCCGGGCTCGGCCTGGCCAGGCTGAAGGTCTCCGCGCGCGTCCCCAACGACGTGCTGGAGCACATCCTGGGTCTCTACGGCGAGCTGCGCGCGCGCCAGGCCAAGGGGACCGCCACCCCCGAGGAGGCACGCGTCGCCAACGCCGAACTCCGCCGCAAGCAACGCGAGCAGGGCAACTACTTCGCCGAGATCGAACAGGCCGCGGCCAAGGCGCTCGCCGCGGTCGGCTACCGCGCCGGCGCGCTGTCGCAGAGCACCGTCCAGGCGCTGGTCAGCCACTTCGGCTACACCGTGCAGACGGTCCCGGACCTGCCGCGCACCGTCCGCTCCATCACCGACCTACGCAACCGGCGTATCTACGTCAAGCACGAGCAGGTCGGCATGCACACCCCGCGCACGATCCTGCTGCAGACGCTCGGCCACCTCGCCCTCGGTCACCACAAGCCCCGTGACTTCGCCGACTTCCTGCGCCAGCGCACCGAGGCCAACTACTTCGCCGCCGCCATCCTCGTGCCCGAGACCACCGCGGTGCCGTACCTGCGCGAGGCCAAACAGGACCGGGCGCTCAGCGTGGAGGACCTGCGCGACGTGTTCGCCGTCTCCTACGAGATGGCCGCGCACCGCTTCACCAACCTGGCGACCCACTTCCTTGACCTGACCTGCCACTTCGTCCGCAACGACGCCGGCGGCATCATCTACAAGGCGTACGAGAACGACGGCATCGTCTTCCCCGCCGACGAGCAGGGGGCGATCGAGGGACAGCGCATGTGCCTGCAGTGGTCCGGGCGTCAGGTCTTCCTGTCGCCCGACCGGTTCTCCGTCTACTACCAGTACTCCGACTCGCCCACCGACACCTACTTCTGCGTCGCCCACGTCGACCCGTCGCGGGAACGCGACTTCGCCATCACGCTCGGCGTCCCGTACCGGGAGTCGCGCTGGTTCCGGGGACGCGAGACGACGAACCGCACCAGATCGGCCTGCCCGACCGGTGACTGCTGTCGCCGCCCACCCGTCGAGCTGGCCCAGCGCTGGGAGGGCTACGCCTGGCCGTCGGCCTGGGGAAACTCGCACGTCGTCGCCGCGCTGCCGCCCGGGTCCTTCCCCGGGGTGGACGAGGCCGACGTCTACTCGTTCCTGGAACGCCACTCCGGGAGCTGA